The Bacteroidota bacterium genome has a window encoding:
- the efp gene encoding elongation factor P, with the protein MADTSDIKVGSILRYNGELCQVTEYIHRTPGNLRAFYQVKMRNLKSGKVVENRFRAGEQVELARVEFKEMQYLYPEGENMVVMDPETYDQVYISKSMFGENADLLKEEMIVKVAFEGDNAITAEAPTFVELAITYTEPGVRGDTATNTLKPAKVETGATIMVPLFVNDGEVIKIDTRDRSYVGKVK; encoded by the coding sequence ATGGCAGATACATCCGATATTAAAGTAGGCAGCATCCTTCGTTACAACGGCGAACTCTGCCAGGTGACCGAATACATCCACCGCACCCCCGGCAACCTGCGCGCTTTTTACCAGGTAAAAATGCGCAACCTCAAATCCGGCAAAGTGGTCGAAAACCGCTTCCGTGCAGGCGAACAGGTTGAACTGGCCCGCGTGGAATTCAAGGAAATGCAGTACCTCTATCCGGAAGGCGAAAACATGGTCGTGATGGATCCGGAAACGTATGATCAGGTGTACATCTCCAAATCCATGTTCGGCGAAAACGCCGACCTCCTCAAGGAAGAGATGATCGTCAAGGTTGCTTTCGAAGGCGACAACGCGATTACCGCAGAAGCCCCGACCTTTGTCGAACTGGCCATTACCTATACCGAACCGGGTGTTCGTGGCGATACCGCTACCAACACACTCAAGCCCGCCAAGGTGGAGACCGGCGCCACCATCATGGTTCCGCTGTTTGTAAACGATGGGGAAGTCATCAAGATCGACACCCGCGATCGCAGCTACGTCGGCAAGGTGAAATAA
- a CDS encoding energy transducer TonB, whose protein sequence is MAKRKAKPESFIRKPVFPGGNTAFQEFIRTNLRYPEEAVANRIEGAVKVAYDVDVFGKVIEAKVTHGIGYGCDEEALRLVRLMQYPKKKYQGMHVVFHMVVTIHFRLNPVSKPDTGASIKLNYIGDGKTTTPEKKNGGATYTYSIRIDPDKN, encoded by the coding sequence ATGGCAAAGCGGAAGGCTAAACCGGAAAGTTTTATTCGTAAACCCGTTTTCCCGGGAGGGAACACGGCTTTTCAGGAATTCATCCGTACCAACCTCCGCTATCCGGAAGAAGCCGTGGCCAACCGGATAGAAGGAGCGGTCAAAGTCGCGTATGATGTCGATGTCTTCGGAAAGGTGATTGAAGCGAAGGTCACGCACGGTATCGGGTACGGCTGCGATGAAGAAGCGCTGCGCCTCGTGCGGCTGATGCAATACCCCAAGAAGAAATACCAGGGTATGCACGTCGTCTTCCACATGGTCGTCACGATTCATTTCCGGCTGAACCCGGTCAGCAAGCCTGATACAGGTGCGTCGATCAAATTGAATTACATCGGTGATGGCAAAACCACAACGCCGGAAAAAAAGAACGGCGGCGCCACCTACACCTACTCCATTCGCATCGACCCGGATAAAAACTGA
- a CDS encoding T9SS type A sorting domain-containing protein, with product MRPLLYLLCITGWLNTTAQTLPPERLSDWTYPGYPGNFPDSVTIYNVSDFGIIGDGVTDQHTALTTLFSGINGSRAVIYFPPGNYKIGQTLDIPDSLILRGAGSDSTQLSMDLGGTAGDGLIISGSANGTWFPMTGGTEAGSTGLVVNDGGVIQTGDWIETRQQNGSWDTQPISWADFSIGQILQVTSRSGDTLICDRSLRIGYDPGLNPEVSVFRPAREVGLECFSIVRSDNVTAAFCPLINFRHAVNCYVKGIDVGTSISAHILLDAAAQITVTGSYFHDAYEYDGASMHGYGIALYFHTSDCLIEDNIFRNLRHSLSFQCGANGNVVGYNYSRDPNRSEFPANYGADISMHGHYSYANLFEGNIVQNIQLDQTWGPSGPRNTFFRNRAELYGILMTSATMQSDSQTFVGNEVPNTGLFLGNYTLAGSGHFEHGNMVRGTLTPAGTGNLPDSSYYLSGQPDWWSGSSWPGIGVPFVTGSGSNPAFDRYAAGGSLTVCERSITTGLSTSAPSDYVLYPNPASRELFLRKENHEASTSGLIQLFNSHGQLVFENPLTTDQVMRIALPYLPAGSYLVKILEKGSEIRQRLMLLPD from the coding sequence ATGCGCCCCCTCCTCTATCTGCTCTGCATTACCGGTTGGCTGAATACCACCGCACAGACACTTCCGCCCGAACGCCTTTCAGACTGGACTTACCCGGGTTATCCAGGAAATTTTCCGGATTCCGTTACGATTTATAATGTATCCGATTTCGGCATCATCGGCGATGGGGTCACCGACCAACACACGGCACTGACCACCCTGTTCTCCGGCATCAACGGATCAAGGGCCGTGATCTATTTCCCTCCCGGCAACTACAAGATCGGACAGACACTGGACATTCCAGACAGCCTGATCCTTCGGGGAGCCGGCTCGGATAGCACTCAACTCTCCATGGATCTCGGTGGGACCGCCGGAGACGGGCTAATAATCAGCGGCAGTGCAAACGGAACCTGGTTCCCCATGACGGGCGGTACTGAAGCTGGCAGCACAGGTCTGGTCGTAAACGATGGCGGCGTGATCCAGACCGGCGACTGGATCGAAACCCGACAACAAAATGGATCCTGGGATACACAACCGATCTCCTGGGCAGATTTTTCCATCGGTCAGATCCTTCAGGTTACAAGCCGTAGTGGAGACACGCTGATCTGCGATCGTTCGTTGCGCATCGGCTACGATCCAGGGCTCAATCCGGAGGTTTCCGTCTTTAGACCTGCCCGTGAGGTAGGACTCGAGTGTTTCTCCATCGTCCGCAGCGATAATGTAACGGCCGCTTTCTGTCCGCTGATCAACTTTCGACACGCGGTGAATTGCTACGTGAAAGGGATCGATGTCGGCACAAGCATCAGCGCGCACATCCTGCTTGATGCCGCTGCGCAGATCACCGTTACCGGCAGCTACTTCCACGATGCCTACGAATACGACGGAGCTTCCATGCACGGATATGGCATCGCGCTCTACTTTCACACCAGCGACTGCCTGATTGAAGACAATATCTTTCGAAATCTTCGGCACTCGCTCTCCTTCCAGTGCGGCGCCAACGGTAATGTAGTAGGTTACAATTACTCCCGCGATCCGAACCGTTCCGAATTCCCGGCCAACTACGGGGCGGACATCTCCATGCACGGTCATTATTCCTATGCCAATTTGTTCGAAGGCAACATCGTCCAAAACATCCAGCTCGACCAGACCTGGGGCCCATCCGGTCCACGCAACACGTTTTTCCGAAACCGTGCGGAGCTTTACGGGATCCTGATGACCTCCGCCACCATGCAATCAGACTCCCAGACATTCGTAGGGAATGAAGTGCCGAATACCGGATTATTCCTCGGCAATTATACCCTGGCGGGTAGTGGTCATTTTGAACACGGCAATATGGTACGGGGAACCCTGACACCTGCCGGAACCGGTAATCTGCCGGATTCATCTTATTACCTCAGCGGACAACCGGATTGGTGGAGCGGGAGTTCGTGGCCCGGGATCGGTGTCCCATTTGTCACCGGCAGTGGAAGCAACCCGGCCTTTGATCGTTACGCCGCCGGTGGATCGCTGACGGTTTGTGAACGTTCTATAACAACCGGTCTCTCAACCTCCGCTCCTTCCGACTACGTACTTTATCCCAACCCGGCAAGTCGCGAACTTTTTCTCCGGAAAGAAAATCATGAAGCTTCAACTTCCGGACTTATTCAACTCTTCAATTCGCATGGTCAATTGGTTTTCGAAAATCCATTGACGACGGATCAAGTCATGCGAATTGCCCTTCCGTATTTACCGGCAGGAAGCTACCTAGTCAAAATTCTTGAAAAGGGCTCGGAGATTCGTCAGCGGTTAATGTTGCTGCCCGATTGA
- a CDS encoding sterol desaturase family protein, with protein sequence MARNFISNKDESVRMFQNDLLDKLTRIHFSVPLFIFVPVILYFIYQSFFTLGLTILAFGAYLLFGLFIWTLTEYVLHRFVFHWCPPGKWGERIHFIFHGVHHDYPSDSKRLVMVPTVSIPLAALFFWLFRLMIGPVHVAPFFVGFLCGYLFYDMTHYAIHHYNFKSKFWLDLKQHHMRHHYLDAHNGFGVSSKFWDLIFRTTFRRKSESTSIGQQH encoded by the coding sequence GTGGCCAGGAATTTCATTAGCAACAAGGACGAATCAGTCCGGATGTTCCAGAATGACCTTCTGGATAAACTGACGCGGATCCATTTTTCCGTGCCACTGTTCATCTTCGTTCCGGTCATTCTTTATTTCATTTACCAGTCGTTTTTCACATTAGGGTTAACGATCCTCGCGTTCGGTGCGTACCTCTTGTTCGGCCTATTCATCTGGACCTTGACGGAATACGTTCTGCACCGCTTTGTCTTTCATTGGTGTCCGCCCGGTAAATGGGGAGAACGGATCCACTTCATTTTCCATGGCGTGCACCACGATTATCCGAGTGATAGCAAACGACTGGTCATGGTTCCGACCGTCAGTATACCGCTGGCTGCACTCTTTTTCTGGCTGTTCCGGCTGATGATCGGACCTGTTCACGTCGCTCCCTTCTTCGTCGGCTTTTTGTGTGGGTATTTGTTTTATGACATGACCCACTATGCCATCCACCATTACAACTTCAAGAGCAAGTTCTGGCTGGACCTCAAGCAACACCACATGCGGCACCACTACCTGGATGCACACAATGGTTTCGGTGTTAGTTCGAAATTCTGGGACCTCATCTTCCGTACCACCTTCCGCCGTAAAAGCGAAAGCACATCAATCGGGCAGCAACATTAA
- a CDS encoding gliding motility-associated C-terminal domain-containing protein, giving the protein MQRRLLLTFLCICSSFWAFAQFHRMEGLRLDGFSVRQRDVSEELKQATKPELSGHPDLGLFPYNGPPCTDCFELIEKRSAESRYFVQKGSEQGHFFQQQSLGPINYRDQQGYWREIDPRFKPVGGQPKQFAATQQPSPLMVDLGKPAAALFNDDVAIRFLQGAYLYVRTATGVFQLPGGPNFHAITAGDDGIRVKDFYPDVDLLILTRQGEAEVDVVLKRPIPIPDGMLIFGQGVSLPTGFQSRRPDNGPVNTFIHAPIRFSDASGSDRFGVESCFAFDNTPGAKALPIESFYGDEKLEVAVPVSWLQDPATTYPVVIDPVVTSVNSIGAGLIAGTRYGAVCWTNSCDYNLVVPTPANAELTNVYYSFEYYAVTNLCQAQDGGYNITSGACTAPSAAPGVFTCPFPLTNFNCSATNVMVTADLFGCLPVPACAPQNVSFDLHFFRCNNDPDPTCSLNCIRATQPWIMIIEGRTLEVYNITPTQTVCEGDTATIVVNANYGIGPYTYSWSPAAAANDTIRVAPATATNYTVTVTDACGTTGSLTTDVQVTAGNNPGFTITPNPVCVNQPVTLLGGGAAAASAYDWVMPGSSAPGGVIQNNRSPIIDYALPGSYSITLNYQSGTCVFDSSLTITVDPLDSAEVGLAANPSGVICPGTSVRFLAAPVNGGSPTYAWLINGIAVPGNSSDSLVTSSLSNGDIVQVVMNASGGCLSTSVDTATLFVAVSNAVAPDVQINPDTSICPGSSVTFSATPVNGGGAPTYQWSVNGTIVGGATGSTFSPVLTANDTLVGVVMTSSLGCISTPTARDSVRINFLSPLTPAVSLQATPVGSICAGDTIRFLAQPTTGGAAPLYQWYLNGAVASGWGTDSTFVLIAPSDNDSVRVTLQSSAFCVTTTDANASYTIDVIAAVSPSVSLQLVPSDTLCAGDPLTATASAINAGSGTYSWYLNGVLQGITDSIFTSSSLADGDVLVAVVQSGLSCALTPSDSDTVQFTVLPVEAPAISISPVSAGLCEGQPVQLAASYSNGGSSPSIVWDVNGVFLSTNDTITATLLNGDVVTVTLGSNSRCATSPTASATYQVVLQPVVTPSVSITSSPGDTLCVGQSATLYASPVNGGGAPSYTWYVNSQAVFSGSDVYTTPNLVQGDVVQCVMMSNAPCLSQPGDTSNIIRILSFPPLSVSLPATASACPGTPVLLPANASGGDGGPYTFTWTNSVSDSSTLVHYPTANGYVSVSVRDACGSTPARDSVLVTLRPAPVSSFIYDPVEPFSFDNTVSFIDQSVNATSWTWIIADTDTVMTRNPVYTFEQPGTYDVTLITVSGNGCTDTLTYRIFIREEIAVYYPNSFTPNKDGKNDLWLPIGQSLGAFTYAIYDRWGQIIFEGDEAHPWPGTYKDSDRLIPEGVYVYRVDLKDEKFDPKVVAGRVTLIR; this is encoded by the coding sequence ATGCAGCGCCGACTGCTCCTGACCTTCCTTTGTATTTGCAGTTCCTTTTGGGCTTTCGCTCAATTTCACCGGATGGAAGGTCTGCGTCTCGACGGATTCAGTGTCCGGCAGCGGGATGTATCGGAGGAATTGAAGCAAGCTACCAAACCCGAACTCAGCGGGCATCCGGACCTAGGTCTTTTCCCGTATAACGGTCCCCCCTGTACGGATTGCTTCGAACTGATTGAGAAGCGATCGGCGGAAAGCCGGTACTTTGTACAAAAAGGTTCCGAGCAAGGACATTTTTTTCAGCAGCAATCGCTGGGTCCGATCAACTACCGTGATCAGCAAGGCTACTGGCGGGAAATCGATCCGCGCTTCAAGCCGGTGGGCGGTCAGCCGAAACAATTTGCCGCTACGCAACAGCCCTCCCCTTTGATGGTGGATCTCGGGAAACCTGCTGCAGCATTGTTCAATGATGATGTTGCGATTCGATTTCTGCAGGGCGCGTATTTGTATGTGCGAACTGCAACAGGTGTCTTTCAGCTTCCTGGTGGTCCGAATTTTCACGCCATCACGGCTGGCGACGATGGTATCCGTGTAAAGGATTTTTACCCTGACGTTGATTTGTTGATCCTCACGCGTCAGGGTGAAGCGGAAGTGGATGTGGTATTGAAACGACCGATTCCAATTCCGGACGGGATGCTCATCTTCGGGCAGGGAGTGTCATTGCCAACCGGATTTCAATCTCGTCGCCCGGACAATGGTCCAGTCAACACTTTTATCCATGCACCGATCCGATTTTCCGATGCGTCCGGTTCGGATCGTTTCGGTGTGGAAAGTTGTTTTGCTTTTGACAACACGCCTGGAGCCAAAGCCTTGCCGATCGAATCGTTTTATGGAGATGAAAAACTGGAGGTAGCCGTACCGGTCAGTTGGCTGCAGGATCCTGCCACCACTTACCCGGTCGTGATCGACCCGGTCGTTACCAGTGTGAATTCCATTGGAGCGGGGCTTATCGCCGGTACGCGCTATGGTGCGGTTTGCTGGACCAATAGTTGCGACTATAACCTGGTTGTCCCTACGCCGGCCAACGCCGAGCTGACGAACGTATACTACAGCTTCGAGTATTACGCAGTGACCAACCTCTGCCAGGCACAGGACGGAGGATATAACATTACTTCCGGCGCGTGTACGGCGCCCAGTGCGGCACCGGGGGTCTTTACCTGCCCGTTTCCGTTGACCAATTTCAATTGCTCGGCGACCAATGTGATGGTAACGGCCGATCTCTTCGGGTGCTTGCCGGTTCCCGCCTGCGCTCCCCAGAATGTGAGCTTCGATCTCCACTTCTTCCGGTGTAACAATGATCCGGATCCCACCTGTTCGCTGAACTGTATCCGGGCAACGCAACCCTGGATCATGATCATCGAGGGGCGGACACTGGAGGTGTACAACATTACGCCGACGCAAACCGTCTGCGAAGGCGATACGGCCACGATTGTGGTGAATGCGAATTACGGCATCGGTCCCTATACCTATAGCTGGTCTCCTGCCGCAGCTGCCAACGATACGATTCGCGTAGCACCGGCTACCGCGACGAACTATACCGTTACCGTCACCGATGCCTGTGGTACTACCGGTAGTCTTACCACCGATGTGCAGGTGACAGCTGGCAACAACCCAGGCTTTACGATCACACCCAATCCGGTCTGCGTCAATCAGCCGGTGACCTTGCTTGGTGGAGGAGCCGCCGCTGCCTCCGCCTATGACTGGGTGATGCCCGGTAGCAGCGCGCCGGGCGGCGTCATTCAGAATAACCGATCTCCGATCATCGATTACGCGTTGCCCGGCAGTTATTCCATTACCTTGAATTACCAGTCGGGTACCTGTGTATTTGATTCATCGCTTACCATCACCGTTGATCCATTGGATTCCGCGGAAGTAGGCCTGGCCGCCAACCCCTCCGGTGTCATCTGTCCCGGTACTTCCGTTCGGTTTCTGGCCGCACCGGTGAATGGCGGTTCTCCGACTTACGCCTGGCTGATCAACGGCATCGCGGTTCCCGGAAACAGTTCGGATTCACTGGTCACTTCCTCCCTGAGCAACGGAGATATTGTCCAGGTGGTCATGAACGCGAGCGGAGGTTGTCTGAGCACTTCGGTGGATACGGCCACCTTGTTCGTCGCGGTCAGTAATGCTGTCGCGCCCGATGTTCAGATCAATCCGGATACGTCGATCTGCCCCGGTTCTTCCGTTACGTTCTCCGCAACGCCGGTCAATGGAGGAGGAGCTCCGACTTATCAATGGTCCGTTAACGGCACCATCGTTGGCGGAGCAACCGGCTCGACGTTCTCACCGGTGCTTACCGCAAACGACACCCTGGTGGGTGTTGTGATGACCAGTTCTTTGGGTTGCATCAGTACACCCACCGCACGGGATTCCGTCCGGATCAACTTCCTGTCGCCGCTAACACCTGCAGTTTCCCTCCAGGCTACACCGGTCGGATCGATTTGTGCCGGAGATACGATCCGATTCCTTGCGCAACCGACCACCGGCGGTGCCGCGCCCTTGTATCAGTGGTATTTGAATGGAGCAGTAGCTTCAGGCTGGGGGACCGACAGCACTTTTGTGCTGATTGCCCCATCCGATAACGACAGCGTTCGTGTCACCTTGCAATCAAGCGCTTTTTGTGTGACGACCACCGATGCCAACGCCTCCTATACCATCGATGTGATCGCTGCCGTCAGTCCGTCGGTTTCCTTGCAGTTGGTGCCATCCGATACCTTGTGTGCCGGTGATCCGCTGACTGCAACGGCATCCGCGATCAACGCGGGATCGGGTACCTATAGTTGGTACCTCAACGGAGTTTTGCAAGGGATAACCGACAGCATTTTTACCAGCTCAAGTCTGGCCGATGGCGATGTCCTGGTGGCGGTTGTGCAGTCGGGTCTGAGTTGTGCGTTGACCCCGTCGGATAGTGACACGGTACAGTTCACCGTTTTGCCGGTCGAGGCCCCTGCGATCAGCATCTCACCAGTCTCTGCCGGACTTTGCGAAGGCCAACCCGTACAGCTTGCCGCAAGCTATTCGAACGGAGGTTCCTCGCCCTCGATCGTTTGGGATGTCAATGGTGTCTTTCTGAGTACAAATGATACCATAACTGCCACGCTGCTGAATGGCGATGTGGTAACCGTAACACTGGGATCGAATTCGCGCTGTGCCACTTCGCCAACGGCAAGCGCGACCTACCAGGTCGTACTGCAGCCCGTGGTGACTCCCTCCGTATCGATCACATCCTCTCCGGGCGATACACTATGTGTGGGACAAAGTGCCACACTCTACGCCAGTCCGGTGAATGGAGGCGGAGCACCCTCCTATACCTGGTATGTTAATTCGCAAGCTGTGTTCAGTGGCAGCGATGTCTATACCACCCCCAACCTGGTTCAGGGTGATGTGGTGCAGTGTGTCATGATGAGCAACGCGCCCTGCCTCTCACAGCCGGGTGATACTTCGAACATCATTCGGATCCTGTCATTCCCACCTTTGAGTGTTTCCCTGCCGGCAACTGCTTCCGCATGTCCCGGTACTCCGGTCCTGTTACCGGCGAATGCATCCGGTGGCGACGGTGGTCCCTATACGTTTACTTGGACGAACAGTGTTTCCGATTCATCGACCCTGGTTCATTATCCGACGGCCAACGGATACGTTTCGGTTTCCGTCCGCGATGCCTGTGGTTCGACCCCTGCGCGTGATTCGGTATTGGTGACGCTGCGACCTGCTCCGGTTTCTTCGTTCATCTACGATCCGGTCGAGCCCTTCTCCTTCGACAATACGGTGTCGTTCATCGATCAATCAGTGAATGCGACCTCCTGGACCTGGATCATTGCCGATACGGATACCGTGATGACCCGGAATCCGGTCTATACGTTCGAACAGCCCGGTACCTACGATGTCACGTTAATTACTGTCAGCGGGAACGGATGCACGGATACACTGACCTACCGAATCTTCATCCGGGAAGAGATCGCGGTTTATTATCCGAACAGCTTCACGCCGAACAAGGATGGCAAGAATGACCTTTGGTTGCCGATCGGACAAAGCCTCGGCGCGTTCACCTACGCGATCTACGATCGGTGGGGACAGATCATCTTCGAAGGGGACGAAGCGCATCCCTGGCCGGGCACGTACAAAGATTCCGACCGTCTCATCCCCGAAGGGGTATATGTGTACCGGGTTGACCTGAAAGACGAAAAATTCGATCCAAAGGTTGTCGCCGGACGGGTTACCCTCATCCGTTAA
- the hutH gene encoding histidine ammonia-lyase — MYSISLTGLDFETIERILRERIPLKLSEDAKQRIREGRRYLDLKLKEHKEPIYGINTGFGSLYNKSINEKDLGALQVNLMKSHACGTGDEVHPDIVRLMLLLKIQGLSYGNSGVQLQTVERLIDFFNKDILPVVYQQGSLGASGDLAPLAHLCLPLIGEGEVDYQGKRLPASKVLQSLKWKPIALQSKEGLALLNGTQFMSAHGVYAVLQAMHLASMADIIAAVSLEGFDGRIDPFDKSLHRIRPHQGQIDVAENFRSMLKGSQLIKRAKEHVQDPYSFRCIPQVHGASRDAIQYAANVLHVEINAVTDNPTIFPEEDKILSGGNFHGQPLALALDFLAMALAELGSISERRTYLLISGQRSLPPFLVANPGLHSGFMIPQYSAASIVSQNKQLCTPASVDSIVSSNGQEDHVSMGANAATKVVRVASNLQTILAIELFTAAQALEFRRPQKSSPVIENFVTSFRKRVSFVDEDRVLYRDIESAREFLAW; from the coding sequence ATGTATAGTATCTCGTTAACTGGCCTTGATTTTGAAACGATCGAACGGATTCTCCGGGAACGCATTCCGCTGAAGCTTTCAGAAGATGCGAAGCAACGCATTCGCGAAGGCCGCCGGTACCTGGACCTCAAATTGAAGGAACACAAGGAGCCGATCTACGGAATTAACACCGGTTTCGGGTCACTCTATAACAAGTCGATCAACGAGAAGGACCTGGGCGCCTTGCAGGTCAACCTGATGAAATCCCATGCCTGCGGAACAGGAGACGAAGTGCATCCGGATATCGTTCGCTTGATGTTGTTGCTCAAAATCCAGGGACTGTCTTACGGCAATTCCGGCGTGCAACTGCAAACGGTCGAACGCCTGATCGATTTCTTCAACAAGGATATCCTGCCCGTCGTCTATCAGCAAGGTTCCCTGGGCGCATCCGGCGACCTGGCTCCGCTGGCTCATCTTTGCCTGCCGTTGATCGGAGAAGGGGAGGTGGACTATCAGGGGAAGCGTTTGCCTGCTTCGAAAGTACTGCAGTCGTTGAAGTGGAAACCCATCGCGTTGCAGTCGAAGGAAGGCCTGGCACTCTTGAACGGAACCCAGTTCATGTCGGCCCACGGCGTGTATGCAGTGTTACAGGCGATGCATTTGGCTTCCATGGCCGACATCATCGCGGCTGTTTCGCTCGAAGGATTCGACGGTCGTATCGATCCGTTCGATAAATCCTTGCATCGGATCCGTCCGCACCAGGGGCAAATCGACGTGGCGGAAAATTTCCGGAGTATGCTCAAAGGTTCCCAACTGATCAAGCGGGCCAAGGAGCATGTGCAAGATCCCTATTCGTTCCGCTGCATCCCGCAGGTCCACGGCGCTTCACGTGACGCGATCCAGTACGCGGCGAATGTGTTGCATGTAGAAATCAACGCGGTGACCGACAATCCGACCATCTTCCCTGAGGAGGACAAGATCCTTTCCGGCGGCAACTTCCACGGACAACCGTTGGCCCTGGCCCTCGACTTCCTGGCCATGGCCTTAGCGGAGCTCGGTTCGATCTCGGAGCGCCGTACGTATCTGCTCATCTCCGGCCAACGCAGTCTGCCGCCTTTCCTGGTCGCTAACCCGGGCTTGCATTCCGGATTCATGATCCCGCAGTATTCGGCCGCTTCGATTGTCAGCCAGAACAAGCAACTCTGCACACCTGCCTCGGTCGACTCGATCGTATCCTCCAACGGACAGGAAGATCATGTCAGTATGGGCGCCAATGCGGCAACGAAAGTCGTGCGCGTGGCATCCAACCTTCAGACCATCCTCGCGATCGAACTCTTCACAGCCGCCCAGGCGCTGGAATTCCGACGCCCGCAGAAGTCATCGCCCGTGATCGAGAACTTCGTAACCTCATTCCGGAAGCGCGTGTCCTTCGTGGACGAAGACCGTGTTCTCTACCGGGATATTGAATCCGCCCGGGAATTCCTGGCCTGGTAG
- a CDS encoding histidine--tRNA ligase, whose translation MKPSLPKGTRDFSPDEMLRRAHIFDTIRTVYQRYGFLPIETPAMENLSTLEGKYGEEGDKLLFRVLNSGPVLDQVKAAGSATGMEMLTEKGLRYDLTVPFARYVVMHQHELTFPFRRYQIQPVWRADRPQKGRYREFYQCDADVIGSDSLLNEVDLINIIHDVFDALELGVKILLNNRKVLSGIAGVLGEQERIIDITVAIDKLDKIGLDKVNEELKGKGVSETAITRLRPLMELKGSNGDKLETLRGFLAASETGRKGIEELEQILSYLPNERQVEIDITLARGLNYYTGAIIEVKVNDDRSAFTSSICGGGRYDDLTGIFGLKGVSGVGISFGADRIYDVLEEIKGFPDFSTVSTRVLFANFGEAEARYCLGLLQRLRNNGINAELYPDAAKMKKQLAYADARKIPYVALVGTEEMKNGQVTLKDMQKGEQSTITFEELLHVLK comes from the coding sequence ATGAAACCGAGTTTACCCAAAGGCACACGCGATTTCTCTCCCGACGAGATGCTTCGTCGCGCCCATATTTTCGACACCATTCGTACTGTGTATCAGCGCTACGGATTCCTGCCCATCGAAACACCGGCAATGGAAAATCTATCCACGCTCGAAGGGAAGTATGGAGAAGAGGGAGACAAACTCCTTTTTCGCGTGTTGAATTCCGGTCCGGTCCTGGATCAAGTGAAAGCGGCCGGAAGTGCAACGGGCATGGAGATGCTGACAGAGAAGGGCCTCCGTTACGATCTCACGGTACCCTTTGCCCGCTACGTGGTGATGCACCAACACGAGCTCACTTTTCCGTTCCGTCGCTATCAGATCCAGCCGGTATGGCGCGCCGATCGTCCGCAGAAGGGCCGGTACCGGGAGTTTTACCAATGCGACGCGGATGTGATCGGCAGCGACTCGCTCCTGAATGAAGTGGACCTGATCAACATCATTCACGACGTCTTCGATGCCCTGGAACTCGGTGTTAAGATCCTGTTGAACAACCGGAAAGTCCTGAGCGGAATCGCCGGGGTGTTGGGCGAGCAGGAGCGGATCATCGACATCACCGTCGCCATCGATAAGCTCGACAAGATCGGCCTGGATAAGGTCAACGAGGAGCTGAAGGGAAAAGGCGTGAGCGAAACGGCCATTACCCGGCTGCGACCGCTGATGGAGTTGAAGGGAAGCAACGGCGACAAGCTGGAAACCCTGCGTGGATTCCTGGCCGCTTCGGAGACCGGCAGGAAAGGGATCGAGGAGTTGGAACAGATTCTCTCGTATTTGCCGAACGAACGACAGGTCGAGATCGACATCACCCTGGCGCGCGGATTGAACTATTATACCGGCGCGATCATCGAAGTGAAGGTGAATGACGATCGTTCCGCCTTCACCAGCAGTATATGTGGTGGCGGACGCTACGACGACCTTACCGGCATCTTCGGACTGAAAGGCGTTTCCGGTGTCGGCATTTCATTCGGTGCCGATCGTATCTACGATGTGTTGGAAGAGATCAAGGGGTTCCCGGATTTCAGCACGGTCTCTACCCGGGTGCTCTTTGCCAATTTCGGCGAAGCGGAAGCACGGTACTGCCTGGGGCTTTTGCAGCGACTGCGCAACAACGGCATTAACGCGGAACTCTATCCCGATGCGGCGAAAATGAAAAAGCAACTGGCTTATGCCGATGCGCGGAAGATCCCGTACGTCGCGTTGGTGGGAACAGAGGAGATGAAGAACGGACAGGTGACCCTGAAGGATATGCAGAAGGGCGAACAATCAACCATCACCTTCGAGGAATTGCTGCACGTTTTAAAATAA